tcaaagtgctgtacagaaacccagcctaaaaccccaaacggcaagcaatgcaggtgtagaagcacggtggctaggaaaaactccctagaaagaccagaacctaggaagaaacctagagaggaaccaggctatgtggggtggccagtcctcttctggctgtgccgggtggagattataacagaacatggccaagatgttcaaatgttcatagatgaccagcagggtcagataataataatcacagtggttgtagagggtgcaacaggtcagcacctcaggagtcagttggcttttcatagccggtcattcagagttagagacagcaggtgcggtagagagagactCCAAAACAGCAGGACAAGGCAGCATGTCCAGTGAACATAATGTTTATATTTAAGGTGTATGTTCAGGCTGATGTATGTATTTGAGATTCTGGGCCTCTACGCTAGTGTAAACATCTGTCCCTGTCCAGAGAGCCAGAACCTGGGGGGGAAAACAGGttgacagatgggagagagggatttgtgtgtgtgtgtctgtctctcacagagGGAGTGTGTGTCTTAGCTCTCACACTTCGCTCTCTGACAGCTCCACCAAACAGTTGGCCTCCACCTCCCAAAATAACCTCCATTCCACAGCCTTATATGTCCAGCAGCAACTGTGTTACCCTCGAGCCCCCACCCTGCTCCAAGCTCTCAGCCTGTGCTGAGAAGGCATCATATATCCAGGCATGACAATACAGTCAATTTGCTGCTGCCTCATTGTAGCCTGGAGGCAGCTGGTCAGTGGTAAGCTTTGGGGACCCGAGGATCAGACGaggcctctctctgtccatcggAGCCTGGTCAGCCAGTCTTCCTGTGTCTGTCTCAACCATGGACGCCAGCACCACCAAGCTCATCCAGCCCACAACGGACCTCACCATCACCCAGTTGAACCAGGAgtgtctcctccacctcctctcctacCTGGATAAAGACAGTTGTAGGTCTTTCTCCCTGACCTGCCATCGGCTCAGAGAGGTCTACCTGGACCCCAGACTGTGGTCACTGCTCTTGTTCCACTCCCCCTCTGAGCTGAGCAGAGAGAACTATGTGTTAGGATCGTCACTGCGCTATCTGGCTGTCACCTGGCACAGCTCCAGGGTCAAGGTCTGTAACATAGAGGACTGGATGAAGAATCAGTTCCAGAAGGATCTCTGTAGTAAACATGAGAGTCTGGTCAGCAGCTTCCTAGAACGTGTCTGTACCATGTAAGTAAATATCTGTTTATACATGTTAACCTGTGTTTCTGTTTATACATGTTAACCTGTGTTTCTGTTTATACATGTTAACCTGTGTTTCTGTTTATACATGTTAACCTGTGTTTCTGTTTATACATGTTAACCTGTGTTTCTGTTTATACATGTTAACCTGTGTTTCTGTTTATACATGTTAACCTGTGTTTCTGtttatatacagggcattcggaaagtattcagaccccttgacttgttccacattttgtttcgtaacagccttattctataattgaTTAAATAAACATCCTCATCGATCTACTCACACAACCTCATAATGACCAAGCTAAAACAGGTTATTAGAAATgtttatgaatttatttaaaaaaataaaaaacatactgtattcagacccttttctaggagactcgaaattgagctcagatgcatcctgtttccattgatcatccttgaagtttctacaacttgattggagtccaactgttgtaaattcaattgattggacatgatttgtaaaggcacacacctgtctatataaggtcccacagttgacagtacat
The DNA window shown above is from Oncorhynchus keta strain PuntledgeMale-10-30-2019 unplaced genomic scaffold, Oket_V2 Un_contig_833_pilon_pilon, whole genome shotgun sequence and carries:
- the fbxl22 gene encoding F-box and leucine-rich protein 22; translated protein: MDASTTKLIQPTTDLTITQLNQECLLHLLSYLDKDSCRSFSLTCHRLREVYLDPRLWSLLLFHSPSELSRENYVLGSSLRYLAVTWHSSRVKVCNIEDWMKNQFQKDLCSKHESLVSSFLERVCTMCPNLLSLTLSGCGHISDQEVICVLQSCSRLRSLHLENCVRVTDLTLQALVLHGVGLHQVTVDFCRNVTQAGLEMIRERRPDIRLTAERSAGMIPDSKPDKRTQLPLRRRLMQKGLMFS